A single genomic interval of Phocoena sinus isolate mPhoSin1 chromosome 15, mPhoSin1.pri, whole genome shotgun sequence harbors:
- the R3HDML gene encoding peptidase inhibitor R3HDML, whose amino-acid sequence MPLLPGTVGLAGLLFWAGQTMNTLMPNATLALAQTEGTAVRPLTGLGVPRYRRKRHISARDMSALLDYHNHIRASVHPPAANMEYMVWDERLARSAEAWATQCIWAHGPSQLLRYVGQNLSIHSGRYHSVVDLVKSWSEEKRHYLFPAPKDCTPRCPWRCSGPVCSHYTQMVWASSNRLGCAIHTCGSIHVLGSTWHQAVYLVCNYAIKGNWIGEAPYKKGRPCSACPPSYQGSCNSNMCF is encoded by the exons ATGCCCCTGCTGCCTGGCACCGTGGGCCTGGCAGGCCTGCTCTTCTGGGCAGGCCAGACAATGAACACCTTGATGCCCAATGCCACCCTGGCACTGGCCCAGACCGAGGGCACAGCTGTGCGACCCCTGACTGGCCTGGGAGTGCCCCGGTACCGGCGGAAGCGCCACATCTCTGCCCGGGACATGAGTGCCTTATTGGATTATCACAACCACATCCGGGCCAGTGTGCACCCACCTGCCGCCAACATGGAGTATATG GTCTGGGACGAGCGGCTGGCCAGGTCCGCTGAAGCCTGGGCCACCCAGTGCATTTGGGCCCACGGGCCCTCACAGCTGTTGAGATACGTGGGCCAGAACCTCTCCATCCATTCTGGCCG GTACCACTCTGTGGTGGATCTCGTGAAGTCTTGGTCTGAGGAGAAGCGGCATTACTTGTTTCCGGCCCCTAAGGACTGTACCCCGCGCTGCCCCTGGCGCTGCAGTGGCCCTGTGTGCTCTCACTATACCCAG ATGGTGTGGGCATCTTCCAATCGGCTGGGCTGTGCCATCCACACCTGTGGCAGCATCCATGTCTTGGGCAGCACCTGGCACCAGGCTGTGTACCTGGTCTGCAACTACGCCATTAA GGGCAACTGGATCGGCGAGGCGCCATACAAGAAGGGGAGGCCATGTTCTGCCTGCCCTCCCAGCTACCAAGGCAGCTGCAACAGCAACATGTGCTTCTAG